A genomic segment from Leptolyngbya boryana PCC 6306 encodes:
- a CDS encoding bifunctional transaldolase/phosoglucose isomerase: protein MTRSLVQSDNQPITSLQSLHYYGQSIWLDYIRRSLINSGELQELVDSGKVQGVTSNPAIFQTAIAGSTDYDQVLNVLEQVQDRDALSIYEELAIADIQAAADILLPTYIRTQKQDGYVSLEVSPYLADKTAETIAEAHRLWQAVARPNLMIKVPATPEGIAAIEALIGNGINVNITLLFSQSAYEKVADAYLAGLERFAAQGGNVSQVASVASFFISRIDTAIDGLLNAQLSANSDSHTCNFLRGLLGKSAIANAKLTYRKYQQLYTSPRWQKLAEKGAHPQRLLWASTGSKNPHYRDVVYVEELIGADTVNTVPPVTLAAFLDHGQPRLSLPEQIEAAEAVLLKLEQVGISLSQIADHLLQQGIKLFQDAFDALLSAVARKRETILGDQIDRMTYRLPPALDEAVQMHLFEWRQSGKIRRLWAQDASLWTDTDENYWLGWLGITDDQLAHLDPLKQVVQAVRSRDFTHVVLLGMGGSSLGPEVMKQTFGKTPNFPELHILDSTDPAQIRAIESRINLPRTLFIVSSKSGSTLEPHIFKQYFFDRVQQIVGVEAAGQQFIAITDPSSQLQQIAINDRFYQTFLGLPCIGGRYSVLSNFGMVPAALMGVDIARFLRLTEEMVHSCAPSVPAEDNPGVVLGTILGVLANQGYDKVTLTTSPSIASLGAWLEQLLAESTGKIGKGIIPIDQEALSTPEKYGRDRLFIYIRLESAPNLAQDAAIALLEQSGFPVVRIAVATPEHLGQEFFRWEIATAVAGAILEINPFDQPDVEASKIATKQLMLDYEKTRILSTAEPLTTQLEIQIYSAPHDKDAFAKAAIENSLTSYLRSHLNRLKPGDYFALLAYIEMNPVYYECLQAIRHAIRDAKQVATCLGFGPRFLHSTGQVYKGGPNTGVFLQITNEPENDLDIPGQNYSFGVVKAAQAQGDFQVLAERNRRLLRLHLSQNTQADLELLQTAVRIALI from the coding sequence ATGACTCGATCTCTCGTACAGTCTGACAATCAGCCCATCACCTCGCTCCAGTCTCTACATTACTATGGACAATCGATTTGGCTAGATTACATTCGTCGCAGTCTCATTAACAGTGGCGAACTTCAAGAATTAGTTGATTCTGGTAAAGTTCAGGGTGTGACTTCTAATCCTGCTATCTTTCAAACGGCGATCGCTGGAAGCACTGATTATGATCAAGTTTTGAATGTGCTCGAACAGGTTCAGGATCGCGATGCATTATCAATCTACGAAGAACTTGCGATTGCTGACATTCAAGCGGCGGCTGATATTTTACTTCCAACCTACATTCGTACTCAAAAGCAAGATGGCTACGTGAGCTTGGAAGTTTCTCCCTATCTTGCTGACAAGACTGCTGAAACAATTGCAGAAGCACATCGACTATGGCAAGCGGTTGCGCGTCCTAATTTGATGATCAAAGTTCCGGCGACTCCTGAGGGAATTGCTGCGATCGAAGCACTGATTGGGAATGGCATAAATGTCAATATAACCTTGCTATTTTCTCAATCGGCTTATGAAAAAGTCGCTGATGCTTATCTGGCAGGATTAGAGAGATTTGCAGCGCAAGGAGGAAATGTCAGCCAGGTTGCGAGTGTTGCCAGCTTTTTTATTAGTCGAATCGATACTGCGATCGATGGGTTACTCAATGCTCAACTCAGCGCGAATTCAGATTCTCATACCTGCAATTTCCTAAGAGGTCTATTAGGAAAAAGCGCGATCGCGAATGCAAAATTGACTTATCGCAAGTATCAGCAGTTGTACACTAGTCCTCGTTGGCAAAAACTAGCAGAGAAAGGCGCTCATCCTCAAAGACTGCTGTGGGCCAGTACAGGCAGTAAAAATCCACACTATCGAGATGTGGTCTATGTTGAAGAGCTGATCGGAGCAGATACAGTCAATACAGTACCACCTGTCACATTGGCAGCATTTCTAGATCATGGTCAGCCTCGCTTGAGTCTGCCAGAACAGATTGAAGCAGCAGAAGCTGTTTTATTAAAGTTAGAACAGGTGGGAATCTCACTCTCACAAATTGCAGATCACCTTCTCCAGCAAGGCATAAAGCTTTTTCAAGACGCATTTGATGCACTTCTTAGTGCTGTCGCTCGAAAGCGCGAGACGATACTAGGAGATCAAATTGATCGCATGACCTATCGTCTGCCTCCTGCACTTGATGAAGCGGTTCAAATGCATCTATTTGAATGGCGGCAGAGTGGAAAAATTCGCCGTTTGTGGGCGCAAGACGCGTCACTCTGGACAGATACGGATGAAAATTACTGGCTCGGCTGGCTTGGAATTACAGATGATCAACTGGCTCATCTGGATCCTCTGAAGCAAGTTGTTCAGGCTGTGCGATCGCGCGATTTTACCCATGTTGTACTGTTGGGAATGGGCGGTTCTTCTCTTGGTCCTGAAGTGATGAAGCAGACATTTGGCAAGACTCCAAACTTCCCAGAATTGCATATACTCGACTCGACTGATCCTGCCCAAATTCGAGCAATTGAAAGCAGAATTAACCTGCCGCGAACACTGTTTATTGTCTCTAGTAAATCTGGCAGTACTTTGGAACCTCATATTTTCAAGCAGTATTTTTTCGACCGAGTGCAACAAATTGTTGGAGTAGAAGCAGCAGGACAACAGTTCATTGCCATTACTGATCCTAGTTCTCAACTTCAGCAGATTGCAATCAACGATCGCTTCTATCAAACATTCCTGGGATTACCTTGCATTGGTGGACGCTATTCTGTGCTGTCTAACTTTGGTATGGTTCCTGCTGCACTCATGGGAGTAGATATTGCAAGATTTTTACGCCTAACGGAAGAAATGGTACATTCTTGTGCGCCTTCTGTTCCTGCTGAAGATAATCCAGGTGTCGTTCTTGGAACAATTTTAGGGGTGCTTGCTAATCAAGGATACGATAAAGTTACTTTGACGACCTCTCCCAGCATTGCAAGTTTGGGGGCTTGGTTAGAGCAACTTCTAGCAGAATCAACCGGCAAGATTGGGAAAGGAATCATTCCAATCGATCAAGAGGCACTCTCTACACCTGAAAAGTATGGTAGAGATCGATTATTCATCTACATTCGCTTGGAATCTGCACCCAATTTAGCTCAAGATGCTGCGATCGCTCTTTTAGAACAATCAGGATTTCCAGTGGTCAGAATCGCAGTCGCGACTCCTGAGCATTTAGGACAAGAATTTTTCCGATGGGAAATCGCAACCGCAGTAGCAGGAGCAATTCTAGAGATCAATCCTTTTGACCAGCCTGATGTAGAAGCGAGTAAAATTGCAACAAAGCAGCTCATGCTAGACTATGAAAAAACTAGGATTCTTTCTACAGCAGAGCCGCTCACTACGCAACTAGAAATTCAGATATATTCGGCTCCACATGACAAGGATGCCTTCGCAAAAGCAGCGATCGAGAACTCTTTAACAAGCTATTTGCGATCGCATTTGAATCGGCTGAAACCTGGAGATTATTTTGCGCTCTTGGCTTACATCGAAATGAATCCTGTGTATTACGAGTGTTTGCAAGCGATTCGCCATGCAATTCGGGATGCTAAACAAGTCGCAACTTGTCTAGGCTTTGGACCAAGATTTCTCCATTCCACAGGGCAAGTCTACAAGGGTGGCCCAAATACAGGGGTATTTCTACAAATTACGAACGAGCCTGAGAATGATCTTGACATTCCTGGACAGAACTATAGCTTTGGAGTCGTCAAAGCAGCTCAAGCACAGGGTGATTTTCAGGTTTTAGCAGAACGCAATCGTCGATTACTTAGGTTGCATCTGAGCCAGAATACACAGGCAGATTTAGAGCTTTTACAGACCGCAGTACGTATCGCATTAATTTAG
- the gnd gene encoding phosphogluconate dehydrogenase (NAD(+)-dependent, decarboxylating) — translation MQIGVFGLGRMGANIVRRLLKHGHECVVFNRSLDKVKQLVTEGAKRANTLDEFVEQLAAPRVIWLMLPSGIVTEESLLEVAARLSPGDIIIDGGNSYYKDDVRRAKWLHDRSIHYIDVGTSGGIWGLERGYCLMIGGETSIVQKLDPIFASLAPGIGSIPRTPGQAQLNSTAELGYLHCGSHGAGHFVKMVHNGIEYALMQSYAEGFDILRNANSPEISESHSYDFNVSEIAEVWRRGSVVGSWLLDLAAIALTENPSLSNYTGYVQDSGEGRWTIMAAIESAVPAEVLSAALYARFRSRQDHTFAEKMLSAMRQQFGGHVEPVVELSP, via the coding sequence ATGCAAATTGGTGTTTTCGGGCTGGGACGCATGGGCGCAAATATTGTCCGCCGCTTGCTCAAACATGGTCATGAATGTGTGGTGTTTAATCGCAGTTTGGACAAAGTGAAGCAGCTTGTTACTGAAGGGGCGAAAAGAGCAAATACGCTTGACGAATTCGTTGAGCAATTAGCAGCTCCGCGCGTGATCTGGTTGATGTTGCCATCAGGCATTGTGACTGAAGAAAGCCTTTTAGAGGTCGCCGCAAGGTTGTCTCCTGGAGACATCATCATTGATGGAGGCAACTCTTACTACAAGGATGATGTGCGTCGAGCAAAATGGCTTCACGATCGTAGTATTCACTATATTGATGTTGGCACAAGTGGCGGCATTTGGGGGCTAGAGCGAGGCTACTGCCTGATGATTGGTGGAGAAACCTCTATCGTTCAGAAGCTCGATCCAATTTTTGCATCTCTTGCACCTGGAATCGGTAGTATTCCTCGGACTCCTGGACAAGCGCAGCTAAATTCTACAGCAGAGTTAGGGTATTTACATTGCGGTTCGCATGGAGCAGGACATTTTGTAAAAATGGTTCACAACGGCATTGAATATGCCTTGATGCAATCTTATGCCGAAGGTTTTGACATTCTACGAAATGCAAATTCTCCAGAAATCTCTGAATCTCATAGCTATGATTTCAATGTTTCTGAGATTGCAGAGGTTTGGAGACGCGGCAGTGTGGTGGGATCGTGGCTGTTAGATCTTGCTGCGATCGCATTAACTGAAAATCCATCGCTCTCTAATTACACTGGGTATGTCCAAGACTCTGGAGAGGGACGTTGGACGATTATGGCAGCGATCGAATCTGCCGTTCCAGCAGAAGTTTTGTCTGCTGCATTGTATGCTCGATTTCGCTCCAGACAAGATCATACCTTTGCTGAAAAGATGCTGTCTGCTATGCGTCAGCAGTTTGGAGGGCATGTTGAGCCAGTTGTGGAGCTATCGCCATGA
- the zwf gene encoding glucose-6-phosphate dehydrogenase — MTKSPPSIPPCTIVIFGAAGDLTKRKLIPALGNLAKGHLLPDNFAIVGVARASMNHEEFRQAMNSAMQELAPYLEAEQRDWLCKRLYYLSGEFKQAETYDRLQQLLDQIDHTHHTQGNYLYYLATAPEFFCEIIWQLHSLGLVDETAGQWRRAILEKPFGHDLISARVLNQTLSKALKEHQIYRIDHYLGKETVQNILVFRFGNGLFDPLWNHRYIDHVQITVAEQVGVENRGGYYDVTGALRDMVQNHLFQLLAMIAMEPPISFEADAVRDEKTKLLRSIRPLQPEEVLTHTVRGQYKAGTVQDKPLTAYQDDPKVASDSVTETFVALKLFIDNWRWTGVPFYLRTGKAMSDRVSEIVIQFKQVPQVFFRQTSMEQPTPNLIRLRIQPNEGIHVQFGAKVPGPVMKTGAVEMDFCYAKHFGTSPSTGYETLLYDCMVGDATLFQRADTVEISWDVITPVLDVWQSLPPRNFPNYTAGSWGPQESDALLQQDQRHWWEVGT; from the coding sequence ATGACGAAATCTCCCCCATCTATTCCGCCTTGTACGATCGTCATTTTTGGAGCAGCCGGAGACTTGACCAAACGCAAGCTCATTCCTGCTTTGGGAAATTTAGCAAAGGGTCATCTACTACCGGACAACTTTGCGATCGTTGGAGTCGCGCGCGCTTCCATGAATCATGAAGAATTCCGTCAAGCGATGAATTCTGCAATGCAGGAGCTTGCTCCTTACCTTGAAGCTGAGCAGCGAGATTGGTTATGCAAGCGGCTCTACTACCTCTCAGGCGAATTCAAGCAGGCTGAAACCTACGATCGACTGCAACAACTCCTGGATCAAATTGACCACACCCATCATACTCAGGGTAACTATCTCTATTATCTTGCGACTGCTCCTGAGTTTTTCTGCGAAATTATCTGGCAACTCCACTCCTTAGGACTTGTTGACGAAACAGCAGGTCAATGGCGACGTGCAATTCTCGAGAAACCATTCGGGCATGATCTCATCTCAGCCCGCGTGCTCAACCAAACTTTGAGCAAGGCTCTAAAAGAGCATCAAATTTATCGCATTGATCACTATCTAGGCAAAGAAACGGTTCAAAACATTCTCGTCTTTCGGTTCGGTAATGGCTTATTTGATCCGCTGTGGAATCATCGCTACATCGATCATGTACAAATTACCGTAGCTGAACAAGTTGGAGTCGAGAATCGAGGGGGTTACTATGATGTGACAGGGGCATTGCGAGACATGGTTCAAAACCATCTCTTTCAGTTACTCGCAATGATTGCAATGGAGCCGCCGATTTCTTTTGAAGCAGATGCAGTCCGAGATGAAAAGACTAAGCTTCTGCGATCGATTCGTCCACTTCAACCGGAAGAGGTTCTCACCCATACCGTCCGAGGTCAGTACAAAGCTGGTACTGTGCAAGACAAACCCCTAACTGCTTATCAGGATGACCCTAAAGTTGCTTCAGATTCAGTCACCGAAACGTTTGTTGCTCTGAAATTATTCATTGATAACTGGCGTTGGACAGGAGTCCCTTTCTATCTTCGCACAGGAAAAGCAATGTCGGATAGAGTTAGCGAGATCGTGATTCAGTTCAAGCAAGTTCCTCAAGTATTTTTTCGCCAAACTTCAATGGAACAACCTACACCTAACCTAATTCGACTTAGAATTCAACCGAATGAAGGGATTCATGTCCAATTTGGTGCTAAAGTTCCTGGGCCTGTGATGAAAACGGGTGCGGTTGAAATGGATTTTTGCTATGCCAAGCATTTTGGAACCTCTCCAAGTACAGGCTATGAAACTTTACTTTATGATTGTATGGTTGGAGATGCAACACTCTTTCAGCGTGCTGATACGGTTGAAATTAGTTGGGATGTGATCACACCAGTCCTGGATGTGTGGCAATCATTGCCCCCACGCAATTTCCCGAACTACACAGCAGGCAGCTGGGGACCACAGGAATCAGACGCTCTACTGCAACAGGATCAGCGACATTGGTGGGAGGTAGGGACATGA
- the fbp gene encoding class 1 fructose-bisphosphatase → MITQAMTLDRYLWQQQKAFNIPVELSILISQIGYTAKILTREISRAALVGQLGLVGDKNATGDAQKKLDVFSNQTIIEAFSDTGLVAALASEELEMAKFMDCRNHTPYVLCIDPLDGSSNIDSSGALGTIFGVYQRKTYNGCCSVEQDILRSGTEMVAAGYILYGTSTVLVCTCGHGVNGFTLDTSLGEFLLSHLNLQCPSESKYYSANLSYAQEWQPHIQKLIVHLNQQHTSLRYSGALVADVHRSLIEGGVYLYPSTPDYPDGKLRLLYECAPLAFIVEQAGGMAITETKRVLELQPLSIHQRSPLIIGSKATLTLYEQMLQA, encoded by the coding sequence ATGATTACACAAGCAATGACCCTTGATCGATATCTTTGGCAGCAGCAAAAAGCCTTCAATATTCCAGTAGAACTCTCGATTCTAATCAGCCAGATCGGTTATACTGCAAAGATTCTAACTCGTGAAATTAGCCGTGCCGCCTTGGTTGGACAGCTAGGGTTAGTCGGAGATAAGAATGCAACCGGGGACGCTCAAAAAAAACTCGATGTTTTCAGCAATCAAACTATCATTGAAGCCTTCTCAGACACAGGGCTAGTAGCGGCTCTAGCTTCTGAAGAGCTTGAAATGGCAAAATTTATGGATTGTCGCAATCATACGCCTTATGTTCTGTGTATTGATCCGCTGGATGGCTCCTCTAACATTGATAGTAGTGGAGCCTTGGGAACCATTTTTGGTGTTTATCAGCGCAAAACTTACAATGGATGCTGTAGCGTAGAGCAAGATATTTTGCGCTCAGGCACAGAGATGGTTGCAGCAGGCTATATTCTTTATGGTACGAGTACAGTTTTGGTTTGCACCTGTGGTCATGGGGTCAATGGATTTACACTCGATACAAGCTTGGGCGAATTTTTACTCTCTCACCTGAACCTTCAATGTCCCAGTGAAAGTAAATACTACAGCGCAAATCTCAGCTATGCCCAAGAATGGCAACCTCACATTCAAAAACTCATTGTTCATCTCAATCAGCAACATACCTCATTAAGATATAGCGGTGCGCTCGTTGCAGATGTCCATCGGAGCTTGATTGAGGGCGGGGTGTATCTCTATCCATCAACTCCTGACTATCCTGATGGCAAACTCCGGCTGCTCTACGAATGTGCGCCCCTTGCTTTTATTGTCGAACAAGCTGGGGGAATGGCAATAACCGAGACAAAGCGTGTTTTAGAGCTTCAACCTCTATCAATTCATCAGCGATCGCCGTTAATCATTGGCAGCAAGGCAACTCTGACACTTTACGAACAAATGCTGCAAGCATAG
- a CDS encoding class I fructose-bisphosphate aldolase, translated as MTQRIQEILSWYGSDNPGTLTNLARLLNHGKLTGTGRLVILPVDQGFEHGPARSFALNPPAYDPLYHFQLAIDSGCNAYAAPLGFLEAGAREFAGQIPLILKVNDHDLLLNETDPDQAITGSVQDALRLGCVGIGFTIYPGSSHRLEMYGQIRALAEEAKRYGLVVIIWSYPRGAGLSKAGETAIDVTAYAAHIAAQLGAHIIKVKLPSEHIEQDEARKIYQAQNIPITTLEERVRHVVQCTFNGRRIVIFSGGAFDSDHALLDEIHAIHAGNGFGSIIGRNSFQRSYPEALKLLDSITEIYSSTATHSANRQSNAATTVLKQ; from the coding sequence ATGACTCAACGCATCCAAGAGATTCTGAGTTGGTATGGTAGTGACAATCCTGGAACACTAACCAATCTCGCTCGTTTGCTCAATCACGGTAAGCTTACAGGGACAGGGAGACTCGTAATTTTACCTGTTGATCAGGGCTTTGAACATGGACCTGCTCGCAGCTTTGCGCTCAATCCACCTGCTTATGATCCGCTTTATCATTTTCAGCTCGCGATCGATTCTGGCTGTAATGCTTATGCTGCACCCCTTGGTTTTTTAGAAGCAGGTGCGCGCGAATTTGCGGGTCAAATTCCATTGATTCTCAAAGTCAACGATCACGATTTGCTTCTGAATGAAACTGATCCTGATCAAGCCATAACAGGCAGTGTTCAAGATGCCTTGAGATTGGGCTGTGTTGGAATCGGATTTACTATTTACCCAGGCTCATCTCATCGTTTAGAGATGTATGGACAAATCCGTGCTTTAGCTGAAGAAGCAAAGCGCTACGGCTTAGTTGTTATTATCTGGTCTTATCCGCGTGGAGCAGGACTGAGTAAGGCTGGAGAAACTGCGATCGATGTGACTGCCTACGCTGCTCATATTGCGGCTCAACTTGGCGCACACATTATTAAAGTTAAGCTCCCTTCAGAGCATATCGAGCAAGATGAAGCGCGTAAAATCTATCAAGCACAAAACATTCCTATTACAACGCTGGAAGAGCGAGTCAGGCATGTGGTGCAATGCACGTTTAACGGACGGCGCATTGTGATTTTCTCGGGTGGTGCGTTCGACAGCGATCATGCCTTACTCGATGAAATTCATGCTATTCATGCAGGAAATGGATTCGGTTCGATCATTGGGCGAAATTCATTTCAGCGATCGTATCCTGAAGCCTTAAAATTACTTGATTCAATCACAGAGATTTACAGCAGCACCGCGACTCATTCTGCTAATCGCCAAAGTAATGCAGCAACAACAGTACTTAAGCAGTAA
- a CDS encoding PadR family transcriptional regulator, translating to MSNTQQSLTLQDIYQFFQAPPVIFLNQELTVCYVLSVLLSKGESYGAELVQKLRNDHVGYRLSDTILQSSIRFLEREGMVVSYWKKPAKRGRPRRIYQVVSEKQQKAQDLAQLWRDYIENKSSILSQFSD from the coding sequence ATGTCAAACACTCAGCAATCCCTGACCTTGCAAGATATTTATCAATTTTTTCAGGCTCCGCCAGTCATCTTTCTCAATCAGGAGCTAACAGTTTGCTATGTGCTGTCAGTGTTACTGTCAAAAGGGGAATCTTACGGGGCTGAGCTTGTCCAGAAACTTAGGAATGACCATGTAGGCTACCGACTGTCTGACACAATCTTACAGAGTTCAATACGATTTCTAGAACGTGAAGGAATGGTCGTAAGCTATTGGAAGAAGCCAGCAAAACGCGGTCGTCCTCGACGAATCTACCAAGTTGTTTCAGAAAAACAACAGAAAGCACAAGACCTTGCACAACTATGGCGAGATTATATTGAGAATAAGTCCTCTATTCTCAGCCAATTCTCAGACTAA
- a CDS encoding thioredoxin family protein, producing the protein MGRIFRQRRQLLLYLGLGVVGAGATALKLKPSQDKQSLTAQPILDPKQDLVSVQASGNPLPDFQGIQQWLNSTPLSIADLKGNVVLIQFWTFACINCQRTLPYITRWHRQYAAQGLKVIGIHTPEFAFEREPNNIRKAIEKHQITYPVPVDNEYKTWKAYQNEYWPHLFLADRRGLMRYDHIGEGAYDTTEQMIQTLLKERVL; encoded by the coding sequence ATGGGTAGAATTTTCCGGCAGCGTCGTCAGCTTCTTCTTTACTTAGGGTTGGGTGTGGTCGGTGCTGGAGCTACTGCCCTAAAACTCAAGCCTAGCCAAGACAAACAATCTTTAACTGCACAACCCATCCTAGATCCCAAGCAAGATCTTGTCAGTGTGCAAGCATCTGGCAATCCATTACCCGACTTCCAGGGAATTCAGCAGTGGCTAAATTCAACTCCACTCTCGATCGCAGATCTCAAGGGCAATGTGGTTCTGATTCAATTCTGGACATTTGCCTGTATCAATTGCCAACGAACTCTCCCATACATTACTCGATGGCATCGCCAGTATGCAGCACAAGGCTTAAAAGTCATTGGGATTCATACCCCAGAATTCGCATTTGAGCGTGAGCCTAACAATATTCGGAAAGCTATCGAAAAGCATCAAATTACCTATCCAGTTCCAGTTGATAATGAGTACAAAACCTGGAAAGCTTATCAAAATGAGTACTGGCCTCATCTGTTTTTAGCTGATCGACGTGGGTTAATGCGGTACGACCATATCGGCGAAGGTGCATATGACACGACCGAGCAGATGATTCAAACCCTCCTTAAAGAGAGAGTGTTATGA
- a CDS encoding cytochrome c biogenesis CcdA family protein → MNPSTLSIQIAILAGILTILSPCILPILPVLIGRSLQSHRYGPIALIFGLVGGFAVAGSLLGISTSWLTGIANFLRYTAIAILLGLGLLTLCPSWSYTLLSYFPTLKWVQNSPRIGLWGEFWLGTQLGLLWTPCAGPVLGGILVLAAVQHQAMSAFWLLLAYGLGAALPLLIIAYGGRKLTQHLLNLRSQSMTLQKIGGSIVILSAIAILLGWDVQVQLWLAPFFPKTSL, encoded by the coding sequence ATGAATCCATCGACCCTTTCTATTCAGATTGCAATTTTGGCAGGGATCCTCACGATCCTCTCTCCTTGCATATTGCCAATTCTTCCAGTGCTTATTGGTCGATCGCTGCAATCTCATCGCTATGGTCCAATTGCTCTAATTTTCGGTTTAGTTGGAGGATTCGCTGTAGCTGGAAGTTTACTGGGAATCAGTACAAGCTGGCTAACAGGAATTGCGAACTTCTTGAGATACACTGCGATCGCAATCTTATTAGGGCTTGGACTTCTCACCCTATGCCCAAGCTGGAGCTATACTCTTTTGAGCTATTTCCCCACTCTGAAATGGGTTCAGAATTCTCCACGCATTGGATTGTGGGGCGAATTTTGGTTGGGGACTCAGTTAGGATTGTTGTGGACACCTTGTGCTGGTCCCGTACTCGGCGGGATTTTAGTGTTGGCGGCTGTACAACATCAAGCCATGAGCGCCTTTTGGTTATTGTTGGCATATGGATTGGGAGCTGCTCTACCCTTGCTGATAATTGCTTATGGTGGGCGAAAGTTGACTCAGCACTTGTTGAACTTACGATCGCAGAGTATGACCTTGCAAAAAATTGGTGGAAGCATTGTGATTTTGAGTGCGATCGCAATCTTACTAGGTTGGGATGTGCAAGTTCAACTCTGGCTCGCACCATTTTTCCCGAAAACTTCACTGTGA
- a CDS encoding cytochrome b/b6 domain-containing protein translates to MDAVKRQKSPPAPSQALLAKIFHWTNLISLFIMLFSGLQIYNANPVFGGRDGWHFPSFLTLGGWLAGGRNWHFAAMWIYSLNLLGYGIYVGLSRRWQRRYASSSDVKALRVSQNAKRKNYALHRVVYTAIVPILILSIASGLAMYKPAQFHGLYSLFINWQTLRTIHFITVPIVVVFTAVHSILALKVGTIRLVKSMFI, encoded by the coding sequence ATGGATGCTGTAAAACGCCAAAAATCTCCTCCGGCTCCTTCTCAAGCTTTACTCGCTAAGATATTCCACTGGACAAATTTGATTAGCCTGTTCATTATGCTGTTCAGTGGATTACAGATCTATAATGCGAATCCGGTGTTTGGGGGAAGAGACGGGTGGCATTTCCCTAGTTTTTTGACGCTAGGTGGATGGCTAGCAGGGGGACGGAATTGGCATTTTGCAGCGATGTGGATTTACTCACTCAATCTTTTGGGATACGGGATCTATGTTGGTTTGTCTCGCCGTTGGCAGCGTCGATATGCTAGCAGTAGTGATGTTAAAGCACTGCGCGTTAGTCAAAATGCAAAACGTAAAAATTATGCGCTGCATCGAGTAGTTTACACTGCGATCGTTCCCATTCTCATTTTGTCGATCGCATCGGGTTTAGCGATGTATAAGCCTGCTCAGTTTCACGGTTTGTACAGTTTATTTATCAATTGGCAAACACTGCGAACAATTCATTTTATTACTGTTCCAATTGTTGTTGTATTCACAGCTGTGCATTCAATTTTGGCACTCAAAGTTGGCACAATTCGGCTTGTGAAATCGATGTTTATCTAG
- a CDS encoding molybdopterin-dependent oxidoreductase — protein sequence MSKPISRRQLLQWSGLSGAGLLLSSCGSNFGAQEIGQVIEPLNQATQSLLLSQKPVPEFSIHQVEPDKLLINTFDQTPKIDPAQYRLEISGEVNHPMQLSLANLRSLPFTSMVIQHVCVEGWAAIVQWGGVKLQDLLKLAQPKLNARYVYFKSADGYYESWDFASAMHPQTLMAYQHNGKLLSVEHGAPLRLASPVKLGYKQSKWVTQIILTAQLMPQKGYWEDQGYEWFGGL from the coding sequence ATGTCTAAACCGATTTCTCGTCGTCAATTACTCCAGTGGTCTGGATTATCCGGAGCAGGTTTATTGCTCAGCAGTTGCGGTTCAAATTTTGGGGCACAAGAAATCGGACAAGTCATTGAACCTTTGAACCAAGCGACACAATCCTTGCTACTCAGCCAAAAGCCTGTGCCTGAGTTTTCTATCCATCAAGTTGAACCTGATAAATTACTCATCAATACTTTTGATCAGACGCCAAAAATCGATCCAGCCCAATATCGATTAGAAATTTCAGGGGAAGTAAACCATCCGATGCAGTTGAGCCTTGCTAATCTCCGGTCGCTACCTTTTACTTCAATGGTGATTCAGCATGTCTGTGTAGAAGGATGGGCTGCAATTGTCCAATGGGGCGGAGTGAAGCTTCAGGATTTGTTGAAACTAGCACAACCAAAATTGAACGCCCGCTATGTTTACTTTAAGTCGGCTGATGGCTACTACGAAAGTTGGGATTTTGCCTCAGCAATGCATCCTCAAACCTTGATGGCATATCAGCATAATGGAAAACTGCTCTCAGTCGAGCATGGTGCTCCTTTACGTTTAGCTTCTCCGGTCAAGTTAGGATACAAGCAAAGTAAATGGGTGACTCAAATTATCCTCACAGCGCAACTGATGCCTCAAAAAGGATATTGGGAAGATCAAGGATACGAGTGGTTTGGAGGACTGTGA